A stretch of the Planctomycetota bacterium genome encodes the following:
- the sucC gene encoding ADP-forming succinate--CoA ligase subunit beta, protein MKIHEYQARDLLAQYGVPVPAATVIERFEDAAGAFKEVTAESAGDPLAVVKAQVHAGGRGKAGFVKLVKSADEATEAARFMLSNKMVSVQTGPEGLEVTKLLVASGVDIAHEYYLAITTDRKTRRHVLIASAEGGVEIETVAKENPDAIAREPLHPLLGLQAFQARRVAFKLGFKGKQVGQAVRIMMALAKVFLDKDCTIAEINPLIATPATDEHPDGQVMAIDAKFNFDDNATFRHKDVQAMFDPAEENAAELRAHRMGLSYIALDGNIGCLVNGAGLAMATMDTTKLHGGEPANFLDVGGSASEEAVTEAFRIILEDNAVKGVLVNIFGGIMDCAVIAQGIVNAAKEIGFEVPLVVRLEGTNVEAGRKILEDASSDLGTLQAASDLGDAAKKVVAAVA, encoded by the coding sequence ATGAAGATCCACGAGTACCAGGCCCGCGATCTCCTTGCCCAGTACGGCGTGCCCGTGCCGGCGGCGACGGTCATCGAGCGGTTCGAGGACGCCGCGGGGGCGTTCAAGGAGGTGACCGCGGAGTCGGCGGGCGATCCGCTGGCGGTGGTCAAGGCCCAGGTGCACGCCGGCGGGCGGGGCAAGGCGGGCTTCGTCAAGCTCGTGAAGTCGGCCGACGAGGCGACCGAGGCCGCCCGCTTCATGCTGAGCAACAAGATGGTCAGCGTGCAGACCGGGCCCGAGGGGCTGGAGGTCACCAAGCTGCTGGTGGCCAGCGGCGTGGACATTGCCCACGAGTACTACCTGGCGATCACGACCGACCGCAAGACGCGGCGGCACGTGCTGATCGCCAGCGCCGAGGGCGGCGTCGAGATCGAGACGGTCGCCAAGGAGAATCCGGACGCGATCGCCCGCGAGCCGCTGCACCCGCTGCTGGGGCTGCAGGCCTTCCAGGCGAGGCGAGTGGCCTTCAAGCTGGGCTTCAAGGGCAAGCAGGTGGGGCAGGCCGTCAGGATCATGATGGCCCTTGCGAAGGTGTTCCTCGACAAGGACTGCACGATCGCGGAGATCAATCCATTGATCGCCACGCCGGCGACCGACGAGCATCCCGACGGCCAGGTGATGGCCATCGACGCGAAGTTCAACTTCGACGACAACGCCACCTTCCGCCACAAGGACGTGCAGGCCATGTTCGACCCGGCCGAGGAGAACGCCGCCGAGCTGCGGGCGCACCGCATGGGGCTGAGCTACATCGCGCTGGACGGCAACATCGGCTGCCTCGTCAACGGCGCGGGCCTGGCGATGGCCACGATGGACACCACCAAGCTGCACGGCGGGGAGCCGGCCAACTTCCTGGACGTCGGCGGCAGCGCCAGCGAGGAGGCCGTCACCGAGGCCTTCCGCATCATCCTGGAGGACAACGCCGTCAAGGGCGTGCTGGTGAACATCTTCGGCGGCATCATGGACTGCGCGGTCATCGCCCAGGGCATCGTGAATGCGGCCAAGGAGATCGGCTTCGAGGTGCCCCTGGTGGTCCGGCTCGAGGGCACCAACGTCGAGGCGGGACGAAAGATCCTCGAGGACGCCAGCAGCGACCTCGGCACGCTGCAGGCCGCCAGCGACCTGGGCGACGCGGCCAAGAAGGTCGTGGCGGCGGTGGCCTAG
- a CDS encoding FUN14 domain-containing protein, producing the protein MSDEAASAAGEVAQGAAGVIGQMSLVQRALVALSGVVMAAGVGLGIAGPLASETPAPRAEVAAEGPGASDAGDAADAASGFVGDGGGIEWPDGLPRPGPSEPEAGEVPADADEFEDGEASTADPWSPAIFRMGFSFFVGFAVAYAVRAFVKVSLIGLGMVFLLLFGLQYAGFVEVKWDVIGDRYDSTQAWLGGQISGFTAFATGYLPSAGAAVGGLAFGFKRK; encoded by the coding sequence ATGAGCGACGAGGCGGCATCGGCGGCGGGTGAGGTAGCGCAGGGCGCGGCCGGCGTCATCGGCCAGATGAGCCTGGTGCAGCGGGCGCTCGTGGCGCTGTCGGGCGTGGTGATGGCCGCGGGCGTGGGCCTTGGCATCGCCGGACCGCTGGCGAGCGAGACCCCGGCGCCGCGGGCCGAGGTCGCCGCGGAGGGCCCGGGAGCGTCCGATGCGGGCGATGCGGCAGACGCGGCGAGCGGCTTCGTGGGCGATGGCGGCGGCATCGAATGGCCCGATGGTCTGCCGCGGCCGGGCCCGTCCGAGCCCGAGGCCGGCGAGGTGCCGGCGGACGCCGACGAGTTCGAGGACGGCGAGGCATCGACGGCCGATCCGTGGTCTCCGGCGATCTTCCGCATGGGCTTTAGCTTCTTCGTGGGCTTCGCGGTGGCCTACGCGGTGCGGGCCTTCGTCAAGGTCAGCCTGATCGGGCTGGGCATGGTGTTCTTGCTGCTGTTCGGCCTGCAGTACGCCGGCTTCGTCGAGGTGAAGTGGGACGTCATCGGCGACCGCTACGACTCGACGCAGGCGTGGCTGGGCGGCCAGATCAGCGGCTTTACGGCCTTCGCGACGGGCTACCTGCCCTCGGCGGGCGCCGCGGTGGGCGGCCTGGCGTTCGGCTTCAAGCGGAAGTAG
- a CDS encoding VCBS repeat-containing protein, which translates to MPRVLTSVPVRRSLALAGALAAGIPSFAACVGAPRPPTHFELHGQPVPVGPMPGGLVLADMDADGDLDAVVVCGPCCGRDPVPESGHLRVLLNDGGGTLRPLGGRIRLGETATGGDVGDVNGDGILDVVAHHHLSYRIAVLLGVGDGRLAEPRYVEMHRGGSPHVHALRLADVDNDGDLDVLATLVDDHAMAVLLGDGAGGFAPALGQPYFAHRHPYAGLRVADLNADGNLDAVMTDVRGNGMTVLLGSGTGMFSPRNGFDLNTTMPIASAERPMSCDLGDLDGDGDLDALAFIDESPMVIRLENTGGGMFVEAGDPIIDLRTPSVGGRLVDVSGDGLLDVVASGTASRRVAVCFGEPGGGFSPAMHVDAGGRSPGVAVGDMDGDGRPDIVTANFDSGTVSVLRNVGPRG; encoded by the coding sequence ATGCCCCGAGTTCTGACGTCCGTTCCTGTCCGCCGCTCGCTCGCCCTCGCCGGGGCGCTCGCCGCCGGCATTCCGTCGTTCGCCGCGTGCGTCGGCGCGCCCCGGCCGCCGACGCACTTCGAGCTGCACGGCCAGCCCGTGCCCGTGGGCCCGATGCCGGGCGGGCTGGTGCTCGCCGACATGGACGCCGATGGCGACCTCGACGCCGTGGTGGTCTGCGGGCCGTGCTGCGGGCGGGATCCGGTGCCCGAGTCGGGCCATCTCCGGGTGCTGCTCAACGACGGCGGGGGCACGCTCCGCCCGCTCGGCGGCCGCATCCGTCTCGGAGAGACGGCCACCGGAGGCGACGTGGGCGACGTCAACGGCGACGGCATCCTCGACGTCGTGGCGCACCACCACCTGAGCTACCGCATCGCCGTGCTCCTGGGGGTGGGCGATGGTCGGCTCGCCGAACCCCGCTACGTCGAGATGCACCGGGGCGGCTCGCCGCACGTGCACGCGCTGCGGCTGGCCGACGTCGACAACGACGGCGACCTCGACGTGCTGGCCACGCTGGTCGATGACCACGCCATGGCCGTGCTGCTGGGGGACGGCGCGGGTGGATTTGCGCCCGCGCTGGGCCAGCCGTACTTCGCCCATCGGCACCCGTACGCCGGCCTCCGCGTGGCCGACCTCAACGCCGACGGCAACCTCGATGCCGTCATGACCGACGTCCGCGGCAACGGCATGACCGTGCTGCTGGGCTCGGGCACCGGCATGTTCAGCCCCCGCAACGGCTTTGACCTGAACACCACGATGCCCATCGCTTCGGCCGAGCGGCCGATGTCCTGCGACCTGGGCGACCTGGATGGCGATGGCGATCTCGATGCGCTGGCGTTCATCGACGAGAGCCCCATGGTCATCCGGCTGGAAAACACCGGCGGCGGCATGTTCGTCGAGGCCGGGGATCCCATCATCGACCTGCGGACGCCCAGCGTCGGCGGCCGGCTCGTCGACGTCTCGGGCGACGGCCTGCTTGACGTCGTCGCGTCGGGCACGGCCTCGAGGCGGGTTGCGGTGTGCTTCGGAGAGCCCGGCGGCGGCTTCTCGCCCGCGATGCACGTCGACGCCGGCGGCCGCAGCCCGGGCGTGGCGGTGGGGGACATGGACGGCGACGGCCGTCCCGACATCGTGACCGCCAACTTCGACAGCGGGACGGTCAGCGTGCTGCGAAACGTGGGGCCCAGGGGCTAG
- the hisN gene encoding histidinol-phosphatase, producing MATLIEMPISEGVDREIARRLELAIAAAQAAGGVTLQFFQTDRLGTQTKGDGSPVTEADRGAEQTLRAAIEESFPDDAILGEEFGDKAGSSGYRWILDPIDGTISFVHGVPLYGTLVGVLRGDEPIAGVVHMPALGETVYAARGGGAWWVPRPGQDARPAAVTATSTLAEATLVTTALEYFTQMDADGAFLDITRACARTRGWSDCYAHVLLATGRCDAVVEPTIKPWDVAPLPVILVELGGGFSDWTGEPRIDGGHAIATNGRLHAELLDLVRPHA from the coding sequence ATGGCGACGCTCATCGAGATGCCCATCAGCGAGGGCGTCGATCGCGAGATCGCGCGGAGGCTGGAGCTGGCGATCGCCGCCGCCCAGGCCGCCGGCGGCGTCACGCTGCAGTTCTTCCAGACCGATCGGCTCGGCACGCAGACCAAGGGCGACGGCAGCCCCGTGACCGAGGCCGACCGCGGCGCCGAGCAGACGCTGCGGGCCGCGATCGAGGAGAGCTTCCCGGATGATGCGATCCTGGGCGAGGAGTTCGGCGACAAGGCCGGCTCGTCGGGCTACCGCTGGATCCTGGACCCCATCGACGGCACGATCAGCTTCGTGCACGGCGTGCCCCTGTACGGCACGCTGGTCGGCGTGCTGCGGGGCGACGAGCCGATTGCCGGCGTGGTGCACATGCCGGCGCTGGGCGAGACGGTCTACGCCGCCCGGGGCGGCGGCGCGTGGTGGGTGCCCAGGCCGGGGCAGGACGCCCGGCCCGCGGCCGTGACCGCGACGTCGACGCTGGCCGAGGCGACGCTCGTGACCACCGCGCTGGAGTACTTCACCCAGATGGACGCCGACGGCGCATTCCTGGACATCACGCGGGCGTGCGCCCGCACGCGGGGCTGGAGCGATTGCTACGCCCACGTGCTGCTGGCGACCGGCCGGTGCGACGCGGTGGTCGAGCCGACCATCAAGCCGTGGGACGTGGCTCCGCTGCCGGTGATCCTGGTGGAACTAGGCGGCGGATTCTCGGACTGGACCGGCGAGCCGCGGATCGACGGGGGGCACGCCATCGCCACCAACGGCCGCCTGCACGCCGAACTGCTCGATCTGGTTCGCCCGCACGCGTGA
- a CDS encoding ligase-associated DNA damage response DEXH box helicase: MSKTQTTSSRSAKAGDQRPGLDRLRAWFGDRGWEPHAFQEEVWAEHERGRGGLIQVPTGSGKTYAAYLGALADLIDEPSPPRGLRILYISPLRALSRDIEAALRAPVEDLGLGLRVESRTGDTSSSVRSRQRSSLPQVLVTTPESLTLLLTQETAASKFAHLRTVIVDEWHELLSSKRGSQVELALARLRRFAPGVQTWALSATVANTDDAARAAVGVDREFAVVRAPIDRPVAVDALLPASMARFPWAGHMGLSMLDAVLADLDPGVPTLVFVNTRSQAERWFNAISLSRPEWEGRIALHHGSIDKAARERVEAGIQDGRIGIVVCTSSLDLGVDFAPVERVMQIGSPKGVARLMQRAGRAKHRPGAPCGVTCVPAHALELIEIAAARDAIDAGRVEPRDPVSRPLDVLAQHMVTIALGGGFTPDDLFDEIRAAWSFRELTREEFDWTLLLVKEGGGTLSAYDRFRKIEEVDGLHRVPSKRIAQLHRFNVGTITGPTTIELKYIGGASIGHIEDGFVGRLREGEHFYFAGKTLRFVRMKEDVALVRSGTKKTNLTPVWGGIRLPISESLSAAVRGSLDRLADVLETGDASDLAPELEAVLPVVRAQAKLSAVPREGELLVEVFSSREGHRVFVYPFEGRLVHAGLSALMALRLGRIRPATFTATYNDYGFELLCPEAFPFGDLVTSELFSRENLVEDALESVNTAELAKLQFREIARVAGLVFQNYPGSPKVGRQLQASSSLIFDVLAEFDPDNLLLAQARREVLENQFEQGRLAAALDRLGGSAFRVVELERPSPLALPLVIERIGAQTMSSESLEERVARMQAQLIEASGIG; the protein is encoded by the coding sequence ATGTCCAAAACCCAAACAACGAGCAGCCGATCGGCAAAGGCCGGCGACCAGCGGCCCGGGCTCGATCGGCTGCGAGCCTGGTTCGGCGATCGCGGCTGGGAGCCGCACGCCTTCCAGGAGGAGGTCTGGGCGGAACACGAGCGCGGCCGCGGCGGGCTCATCCAGGTGCCCACCGGGTCCGGCAAGACCTACGCGGCCTACCTGGGTGCCCTGGCCGACCTGATCGACGAGCCCTCGCCGCCGCGCGGGCTGCGCATCCTCTATATCAGCCCGCTGCGGGCGCTCTCCCGAGACATCGAGGCCGCCCTCCGAGCGCCCGTCGAAGACCTGGGGCTGGGCCTCCGCGTCGAGAGCCGCACGGGCGACACGTCGTCGTCGGTCCGCAGCCGCCAGCGGTCGAGCCTGCCGCAGGTGCTGGTGACCACGCCCGAGTCGCTGACGCTGCTGCTCACGCAAGAGACAGCCGCGTCGAAGTTCGCGCACCTGCGCACGGTCATCGTGGACGAGTGGCACGAGCTGCTCAGCAGCAAGCGGGGCAGCCAGGTCGAACTCGCGCTGGCGCGGCTCCGCCGCTTCGCGCCGGGCGTGCAGACCTGGGCGCTGAGCGCGACCGTGGCCAACACCGACGACGCGGCCCGCGCGGCGGTGGGCGTGGATCGCGAGTTCGCCGTCGTCCGGGCCCCGATCGATCGACCAGTGGCGGTCGATGCGCTGCTGCCCGCGAGCATGGCCCGCTTCCCGTGGGCGGGGCACATGGGCCTAAGCATGCTCGATGCGGTGCTGGCCGACCTCGATCCCGGCGTGCCCACGCTGGTGTTCGTCAACACCAGGTCGCAGGCCGAGCGATGGTTCAACGCCATCAGCCTGTCGCGGCCCGAGTGGGAGGGCCGCATCGCGCTGCACCACGGCTCGATCGACAAGGCCGCCCGCGAGCGGGTCGAGGCGGGCATCCAGGACGGCCGCATCGGCATCGTGGTATGCACCAGCTCGCTCGACCTGGGCGTCGACTTCGCGCCCGTGGAACGGGTGATGCAGATCGGCTCACCCAAGGGCGTGGCACGGCTGATGCAGCGGGCCGGCCGCGCCAAGCACCGCCCCGGCGCGCCCTGTGGCGTGACCTGCGTCCCCGCGCACGCGCTGGAGCTCATCGAGATCGCCGCCGCCCGCGATGCCATCGATGCCGGCCGGGTCGAGCCGCGGGATCCGGTGTCCAGGCCGCTGGACGTCCTCGCCCAGCACATGGTCACGATCGCGCTGGGCGGGGGGTTCACGCCCGACGACCTCTTCGACGAGATCCGCGCGGCGTGGTCCTTCCGCGAGCTGACCCGGGAGGAGTTCGATTGGACGCTGCTGCTCGTCAAGGAAGGCGGCGGCACCCTGAGCGCCTATGACCGCTTCCGCAAGATCGAGGAGGTCGACGGGCTGCATCGAGTACCCAGCAAGCGCATCGCCCAGCTGCACCGCTTCAACGTCGGCACCATCACCGGGCCCACGACCATCGAGCTGAAGTACATCGGCGGGGCGTCCATCGGCCACATCGAGGACGGCTTCGTCGGCCGTCTCCGCGAGGGCGAGCACTTCTACTTCGCCGGCAAGACGCTCCGCTTCGTGCGCATGAAGGAGGACGTCGCGCTCGTCCGCAGCGGCACCAAGAAGACCAACCTCACGCCGGTCTGGGGCGGCATCCGGTTGCCGATCAGCGAGAGCCTGTCGGCCGCCGTCCGCGGCTCGCTCGACCGCCTCGCGGACGTGCTGGAGACCGGCGACGCGAGCGATCTCGCGCCCGAGCTCGAGGCGGTGCTGCCCGTGGTGCGCGCGCAGGCGAAGCTGTCGGCCGTTCCGCGGGAGGGCGAGCTGCTCGTCGAGGTCTTCAGCAGCCGCGAGGGCCACCGCGTATTCGTGTACCCCTTCGAGGGCCGGCTGGTGCACGCTGGCCTGAGCGCGCTGATGGCGCTGCGGCTGGGACGCATCCGGCCCGCGACGTTCACCGCGACGTACAACGACTACGGCTTCGAGCTGCTCTGCCCCGAGGCGTTCCCGTTTGGGGACCTCGTCACGTCCGAGCTCTTCAGCCGCGAGAACCTCGTCGAGGACGCGCTCGAGAGCGTGAACACCGCCGAGCTCGCCAAGCTGCAATTCCGCGAGATCGCGCGCGTGGCCGGCCTCGTGTTCCAGAACTACCCGGGCTCGCCCAAGGTCGGCCGGCAGCTCCAGGCGTCCAGCTCGCTGATCTTCGATGTGCTGGCCGAGTTCGACCCCGACAACCTGCTGCTGGCCCAGGCGAGGCGCGAGGTGCTCGAGAACCAGTTCGAGCAGGGGCGGCTCGCGGCGGCGCTCGATCGGCTGGGTGGGTCGGCCTTCCGGGTGGTCGAGCTCGAGCGGCCCAGCCCGCTCGCGCTGCCGCTGGTGATCGAGCGGATCGGCGCACAGACGATGTCCAGCGAGAGCCTGGAGGAGCGGGTGGCGCGGATGCAGGCCCAGCTCATCGAGGCCAGCGGCATAGGTTGA
- a CDS encoding ATPase, T2SS/T4P/T4SS family: MTTATDQLVLRPKGWRGRAHPLDGREITIGRHPTNAIRLVDDRTSRHHCLLKPDDSGRYVVQDLQSRNGTRVNEVKVDQTYLDAGDVLRVGDHEFTIELRPAEDATDEDAADIGDKGRKKGRKAAESSAAGSSWAREIRRVVEAIPPAGPLEERITILNASGERTEALRGESPGPVAIRLMLASADRSRATDIHLEPRGETYNARLRVDGQMVPLAELPSAAGTLACNLIKTACEMEVAGRQAIHDGTLSAIFPAKNERAGGERRVEYRVSFTPAVGGQKLVMRVLDGRGVPQSVDDLGLAPYMLPRVKKLLLKDQGMLLVCGPTGSGKTTTLHNCVREINREAKNVVTIEDPVEYKLDGVTQIPVDDRQGLGFSGLLRSVLRQDPDVILVGEIRDEETARTAMQAAMTGHLVFSTVHAKDTVSAVFRVLDLGLEGSLVANALNVILAQRLVRVLCPTCRREVPLSPGEAAKLGPELAKHMGRSNKVHVPVGCKSCLRTGFIGRRAIFELLEFNDELRDIVLREPSIQSMKKIIEQDLFTTLRTFGLRLAAQGVTSLDEVNQVAGDTG; this comes from the coding sequence ATCCGCTCGACGGCCGCGAGATCACCATCGGCCGCCACCCCACCAACGCCATCCGGCTGGTCGACGATCGCACCAGCCGCCACCACTGCCTGCTCAAGCCCGACGACAGCGGTCGCTACGTGGTACAGGACCTGCAATCCCGCAACGGCACCCGCGTCAACGAGGTCAAGGTCGACCAGACCTACCTCGACGCCGGCGACGTCCTCCGCGTGGGCGACCACGAGTTCACCATCGAGCTGCGGCCAGCCGAGGACGCCACCGACGAGGACGCCGCCGACATCGGAGACAAGGGCCGCAAGAAGGGCAGGAAGGCGGCCGAGTCGTCAGCGGCCGGGTCGTCCTGGGCCCGCGAGATCCGCCGGGTGGTCGAGGCGATCCCGCCCGCGGGCCCGCTCGAGGAGCGGATCACGATCCTCAACGCGTCGGGCGAGCGGACCGAGGCGCTCAGGGGCGAGTCGCCGGGCCCGGTCGCCATCCGGCTGATGCTCGCCAGCGCCGACCGAAGCCGCGCTACCGACATCCACCTCGAGCCCCGCGGCGAGACCTACAACGCGCGGCTCCGCGTCGACGGCCAGATGGTGCCGCTGGCCGAGCTGCCCAGCGCCGCGGGCACGCTGGCGTGCAACCTCATCAAGACCGCCTGCGAGATGGAGGTCGCCGGTCGCCAGGCGATCCACGACGGCACGCTATCGGCCATCTTCCCGGCCAAGAACGAGCGTGCGGGCGGCGAGCGCCGCGTCGAGTACCGCGTCAGCTTCACCCCCGCCGTCGGCGGCCAGAAGCTCGTCATGCGGGTGCTCGACGGGCGGGGCGTGCCCCAGTCCGTCGACGACCTGGGCCTGGCGCCCTACATGCTGCCCCGCGTCAAGAAGCTGCTGCTCAAGGACCAGGGCATGCTGCTGGTCTGCGGGCCCACCGGCTCGGGCAAGACCACCACGCTGCACAACTGCGTCCGCGAGATCAACCGCGAGGCCAAGAACGTCGTCACCATCGAGGACCCCGTCGAGTACAAGCTCGACGGGGTGACCCAGATCCCCGTCGACGACCGCCAGGGCCTGGGCTTCAGCGGCCTGCTCCGCAGCGTGCTCCGCCAGGATCCCGACGTCATCCTCGTCGGCGAAATCCGCGATGAGGAGACCGCCCGCACCGCGATGCAGGCGGCGATGACCGGCCACCTCGTCTTCTCGACGGTGCACGCCAAGGACACCGTGTCGGCCGTCTTCCGGGTGCTCGACCTCGGGCTCGAGGGCTCGCTGGTCGCCAACGCGCTCAACGTCATCCTCGCCCAGCGGCTCGTCCGCGTGCTGTGCCCGACGTGCCGCCGCGAGGTGCCGCTGTCGCCCGGCGAGGCCGCCAAGCTCGGCCCCGAGCTAGCCAAGCACATGGGACGCAGCAACAAGGTGCACGTGCCCGTGGGATGCAAGAGCTGCCTCAGGACCGGGTTCATCGGCCGCCGCGCCATCTTCGAGCTGCTCGAGTTCAACGACGAGCTGCGAGACATCGTGCTCCGCGAGCCATCGATCCAATCGATGAAGAAGATCATCGAGCAGGACCTGTTCACGACGCTGCGGACCTTCGGCCTGCGGCTCGCGGCGCAGGGCGTGACGAGCCTGGACGAGGTCAACCAGGTGGCGGGCGACACCGGGTAA
- the pdeM gene encoding ligase-associated DNA damage response endonuclease PdeM: protein MTQALSAPQAAPPEDCAIEFGGQRLVLMPERCVHWPEHNWLLAADLHWGKCQAFRDAGAPLPRGVLDADLAQLTAALARTGAARLVVLGDLIHARAALSEAIVDDVRRWRAETTVEIALVPGNHDRGLARTTGAKHWAIGERRLLDAWDIELLPPYVEVGSISLVHEPPRDPAAGPSAQCPVPSAHTIAGHLHPMLRLGGRQERLRLPAFWEQSRGDAAGSTLVLPAFSRFADGASIAPGEGDRLWVVAGRSVRGLGEV from the coding sequence ATGACCCAGGCGCTGAGCGCACCCCAGGCCGCCCCGCCGGAGGACTGCGCCATCGAGTTCGGCGGGCAGCGGCTCGTGCTGATGCCCGAGCGGTGCGTGCACTGGCCCGAGCACAATTGGCTGCTGGCCGCAGATCTGCACTGGGGCAAGTGCCAGGCCTTCCGCGACGCCGGCGCGCCCCTGCCGCGGGGCGTGCTCGACGCCGATCTCGCGCAATTGACCGCCGCCCTGGCGCGCACCGGCGCGGCAAGGCTCGTCGTGCTGGGCGACCTGATCCACGCACGTGCTGCGCTGAGCGAGGCCATCGTCGACGACGTTCGGCGGTGGCGGGCCGAGACGACCGTCGAGATCGCGCTCGTGCCGGGGAACCACGATCGGGGGCTCGCGCGGACAACGGGCGCTAAGCACTGGGCAATAGGCGAGCGGCGATTGCTGGACGCGTGGGACATCGAACTGCTGCCCCCCTACGTCGAGGTGGGGTCGATCTCGCTCGTCCACGAGCCGCCGCGTGATCCGGCAGCCGGCCCCAGTGCGCAGTGCCCGGTGCCGAGTGCCCACACCATCGCCGGCCATCTCCACCCCATGCTCCGCCTCGGGGGGCGGCAGGAGCGGCTCCGTCTGCCGGCCTTCTGGGAGCAATCCCGCGGCGACGCGGCCGGATCCACGCTGGTGCTGCCGGCCTTCAGCCGCTTCGCGGATGGTGCGTCGATCGCGCCGGGCGAGGGCGATCGGCTGTGGGTCGTGGCCGGCCGGAGCGTCCGGGGCCTCGGCGAGGTCTGA
- a CDS encoding LytTR family DNA-binding domain-containing protein, with translation MAHRRIWLASIVVWSVVAVLAATDQWAAWRDTPKELSWLRALGWQGSSWLVLVPVTPLLFEVVRRWPLERGRPRRLLAHVLGGLVTGCLFLLASVPLRLAFHPSPMRWSFFGEAYHKSLPQAVAIGVGVYWLVVVVASLTETRRRLREADRPPAEVDQPAPATEHVLLQTPGGVARLAIGSISWAEPHEPGSRVHAAGEALLVRHTLAELESMLSGFVRTHRACLVNPSHVREVLGASSRDGSVRLASGEVLPLSRRRRAEVDEAIGAAPAHLSRPATA, from the coding sequence GTGGCGCACCGGCGGATCTGGCTGGCCTCGATCGTGGTGTGGTCGGTCGTCGCCGTGCTGGCCGCGACCGACCAGTGGGCCGCCTGGCGCGACACGCCCAAGGAACTGAGCTGGCTGCGGGCGCTGGGCTGGCAGGGGTCGAGCTGGCTCGTGCTGGTGCCGGTCACGCCGCTGCTGTTCGAGGTGGTGCGGCGGTGGCCGCTGGAGCGTGGGCGGCCGCGACGCCTCCTCGCGCACGTCCTGGGCGGGCTGGTGACGGGCTGCCTGTTCCTGCTGGCCTCGGTGCCGTTGCGGCTTGCGTTCCATCCCAGCCCGATGCGATGGTCGTTCTTCGGCGAGGCCTACCACAAGTCGCTGCCGCAGGCCGTGGCGATCGGCGTGGGCGTGTACTGGCTGGTGGTTGTCGTGGCGTCGCTAACGGAGACCCGGCGGCGCCTCCGCGAAGCGGACCGGCCACCAGCTGAGGTCGACCAGCCCGCACCGGCGACGGAGCACGTGCTACTCCAGACGCCGGGCGGGGTGGCGCGGCTCGCGATCGGGTCCATCTCGTGGGCCGAGCCGCACGAGCCGGGGTCGCGCGTGCACGCGGCGGGGGAGGCGCTGCTGGTCCGCCACACGCTGGCGGAGCTGGAGTCGATGCTCTCGGGCTTCGTGCGCACGCATCGCGCGTGCCTCGTCAATCCGTCGCACGTCCGGGAGGTGCTCGGGGCGTCCAGCCGCGATGGCAGCGTGCGGCTCGCGAGTGGCGAAGTGCTGCCGCTCAGCCGCCGGCGTCGTGCGGAGGTCGACGAGGCCATCGGGGCGGCACCGGCCCATTTGTCCAGACCGGCGACCGCCTGA
- a CDS encoding RNA-binding protein, giving the protein MKIYVGNLSYDTTEAGLAEAFAEHGEVKSANLVMDRETGRPRGFGFVEMDDEGAKRAMEALNGKELDGRSLTVNEARPREGGGGGRGGFGGGRGGGGGRGGYGGGGGGGRGGW; this is encoded by the coding sequence ATGAAGATCTATGTTGGCAACCTGTCGTACGACACCACCGAGGCCGGCCTTGCCGAGGCGTTCGCCGAGCACGGCGAGGTCAAGAGCGCCAACCTCGTCATGGACCGCGAGACCGGCCGCCCCCGCGGCTTCGGCTTCGTGGAGATGGACGACGAGGGTGCCAAGCGGGCCATGGAGGCCCTCAACGGCAAGGAGCTCGACGGCCGCTCGCTGACCGTCAACGAGGCCCGCCCCCGCGAGGGCGGCGGCGGTGGTCGCGGCGGCTTCGGCGGCGGCCGTGGCGGTGGCGGCGGCCGTGGCGGCTACGGCGGCGGCGGCGGTGGTGGTCGCGGCGGCTGGTAG
- the msrA gene encoding peptide-methionine (S)-S-oxide reductase MsrA: protein MGTQFATFAAGCFWGVEHQFRQIEGVVDTAVGYAGGGVDDPTYEQVCREDTGHAEVVRVEYDPEIVEYDTLLHHFWRLHDPTQRNRQGPDVGTQYRSAIFYETPEQQAAAQDSKRAEDESGRHGRPIATEISPAATFYRAEEYHQRYLEKRGMATCAMPTGGH, encoded by the coding sequence ATGGGCACGCAATTCGCGACCTTTGCAGCCGGGTGCTTCTGGGGCGTGGAGCACCAGTTCCGCCAGATCGAGGGCGTCGTGGATACCGCCGTGGGCTACGCCGGCGGCGGCGTCGACGACCCGACCTACGAGCAGGTGTGCCGCGAGGACACGGGCCACGCCGAGGTCGTCCGCGTCGAGTACGACCCCGAAATAGTCGAGTACGACACGCTGCTGCACCACTTCTGGCGGCTGCACGATCCCACCCAGCGGAACCGCCAGGGGCCCGACGTCGGCACCCAGTATCGCTCGGCCATCTTCTATGAGACGCCCGAGCAGCAGGCCGCGGCGCAAGACTCCAAGCGGGCCGAGGACGAGTCGGGCCGGCACGGCAGGCCGATCGCGACCGAGATCAGCCCGGCCGCGACCTTCTACCGGGCCGAGGAGTACCACCAGCGGTACCTCGAGAAGCGGGGCATGGCGACCTGCGCGATGCCCACCGGCGGGCATTAG